TTCGACTTCGACCCGCTGCCCACGCTCCGCGGCCTCACCGAAGGCCGACTCACCGAGAGCGACCTCGGCGACTACGAGATCGAGATCACCCCGGACGCGCCGCTCGTCGCCGACGCGGGCGCGTCCGGCCCCGCCTTCCCCTTCCACTGACCGCCTCACCCGCGCGTCAACTGCCGGTACTTGATGCGGTGGGGCTGCGTGGCGTCTTCGCCGAGGCGCTGGCGCTTGTCCTCTTCGTAGTCGGAGAAGTTGCCCTCGAACCAGAAGACCTTGCTGTCACCCTCGAAGGCGAGGATGTGCGTGGCGATGCGGTCGAGGAACCAGCGGTCGTGGCTGATGACGACGGCGCAGCCGGCGAACTCGAGCAGCGCCTCCTCCAGCGCTCGCAGCGTGTCCACGTCCAGGTCGTTGGTCGGCTCGTCGAGCAGCAGCACGTTGCCGCCCGACTTCAGAAGCTTGGCCAGATGCAGCCGGTTCCTCTCGCCGCCCGACAGCGACTTGACCCTCTTCTGCTGATCGTTGCCCTTGAAGTTGAAGGAGGCGACATAGGCACGGGAGTTGACCTGCCGCTTCCCGACCATGACGAACTCGTTGGGTCCGTCGCTGATCTCCTCCCACACGGTGCGCTCGCCGGCCAGCGCGTCGCGCGACTGATCCACGTACGAGAGCTGGACCGTGTCGCCAACGGTCAGCGTGCCTGCATCGGGCGTTTCCTGCCCGACGATCATGCGAAAGACGGTCGTCTTGCCCGCACCGTTGGGACCGATCACGCCGACGATCCCGCCGCGCGGCAGCGAGAATTCGAGATTGTCGAACAGCAGCCGATCGCCATAGGACTTGCGCACGCCCTTGGCATCGATGACCACGTCGCCGAGGCGCGGTCCGGGCGGTATCACGATGCGTCCGCTCTCGGGCGCGGCCGCGGCCTTCTCGTTCTCGCCGAGCAGCGATTCGTACTGATTGATGCGCGCCTTGCCCTTGGCGTGCCGCGCGCGCGGCGCCATGCGGATCCATTCGAGCTCGCGCTCGAGCGTCTTGCGCCGCGCCGATGCTTCCTTTTCTTCCTGCTGCAGCCGCTTGTTCTTTTGGTCGAGCCAGGAGGAGTAGTTGCCCTCCCACGGAATGCCTTCGCCGCGGTCGAGCTCGAGGATCCATCCGGCGACGTTGTCGAGGAAATAGCGGTCGTGGGTCACTGCGACC
The genomic region above belongs to Candidatus Limnocylindrales bacterium and contains:
- the ettA gene encoding energy-dependent translational throttle protein EttA — protein: MPQIIYTMKGVRKVTPQGREILKGIWLSFWAGAKIGVLGLNGAGKSTLLRIMAGVDKDFAGEAFAAEGTTIGMLPQEPELDPSKTVLQHVEEAVSETRALLQRFEDISMRMAEPMEDAELDKLLAEQGRLQDAIEAADAWELDRQLEIAMDALRLPPPDANVANLSGGEKRRVALCQVLLRAPDILLLDEPTNHLDAESVAWLERHLREYKGTVVAVTHDRYFLDNVAGWILELDRGEGIPWEGNYSSWLDQKNKRLQQEEKEASARRKTLERELEWIRMAPRARHAKGKARINQYESLLGENEKAAAAPESGRIVIPPGPRLGDVVIDAKGVRKSYGDRLLFDNLEFSLPRGGIVGVIGPNGAGKTTVFRMIVGQETPDAGTLTVGDTVQLSYVDQSRDALAGERTVWEEISDGPNEFVMVGKRQVNSRAYVASFNFKGNDQQKRVKSLSGGERNRLHLAKLLKSGGNVLLLDEPTNDLDVDTLRALEEALLEFAGCAVVISHDRWFLDRIATHILAFEGDSKVFWFEGNFSDYEEDKRQRLGEDATQPHRIKYRQLTRG